From Streptomyces cyaneogriseus subsp. noncyanogenus, the proteins below share one genomic window:
- a CDS encoding PP2C family protein-serine/threonine phosphatase has translation MPVPVPRPRAIPAVESGQAQAASAGGRTSAEHSEARAAQTQDAAENTTHTIDPADTGKPRNAETARNTAENSAPTNLTLLLIEDDPAGSPIVPDLLDQAGKPIRVRTARNLTEAERLLTDDVHCILLDLALPAPGRVGDGDDDELAVLRHVLELAPRHAVLALTASNDAERGAEAVRVGAQDYLFRDELDGRLLSRAIRYAVERKRSESAERRLAEGRLRAQENRRLERGLLPTPLLEGSPLRFAARYRPGRSRALLGGDFYDVVRTPDGTVHAMIGDVCGHGPDEAALGVELRIAWRALTLAGLCGDELLGTLQEVLEHERSDDEIFATLCAVDIAPDGRRAGLCLAGHPAPLIAAPGRPARLLPYDNNGPALGLLPGARWPRMQVELGAEWTLMLYTDGLIEGRVGAGRERLGQEGMVEMVGRQLAQGLRGEELLQAAVNEVRDLNGGELTDDVAVLLLDRVP, from the coding sequence ATGCCCGTACCCGTACCGCGGCCCCGAGCGATCCCGGCCGTGGAGAGTGGTCAGGCGCAGGCAGCGTCCGCGGGCGGCCGCACGTCCGCGGAGCACTCCGAGGCGCGCGCCGCGCAGACGCAGGACGCCGCCGAGAACACCACGCACACCATCGACCCAGCCGACACCGGGAAGCCGAGGAACGCCGAGACCGCCAGGAACACCGCGGAGAACAGCGCTCCGACCAACCTGACGCTGCTGCTGATCGAGGACGACCCGGCCGGTTCGCCGATCGTCCCGGACCTGCTCGACCAGGCCGGGAAGCCGATCCGCGTCCGCACCGCCCGCAACCTCACCGAGGCCGAGCGGCTGCTCACCGACGACGTCCACTGCATCCTGCTGGACCTCGCGCTGCCCGCCCCCGGCCGGGTGGGCGACGGCGACGACGACGAGCTGGCGGTGCTGCGGCACGTGCTGGAGCTCGCGCCCCGGCACGCCGTCCTCGCCCTGACCGCGTCGAACGACGCCGAGCGCGGCGCGGAGGCGGTGCGCGTGGGCGCCCAGGACTACCTGTTCCGCGACGAGCTGGACGGCCGGCTGCTGAGCCGGGCGATCCGGTACGCCGTCGAACGCAAGCGCTCGGAGTCGGCCGAGCGGCGGCTCGCCGAGGGCAGGCTGCGCGCCCAGGAGAACCGCCGCCTGGAGCGCGGGCTGCTGCCGACGCCGCTCCTGGAGGGCTCCCCGCTGCGCTTCGCCGCCCGCTACCGCCCCGGCCGCTCCCGCGCCCTGCTCGGCGGCGACTTCTACGACGTCGTACGGACCCCCGACGGCACCGTGCACGCCATGATCGGCGACGTCTGCGGCCACGGCCCGGACGAGGCGGCGCTCGGCGTCGAGCTGCGCATCGCCTGGCGCGCGCTGACCCTGGCGGGCCTGTGCGGCGACGAGCTGCTCGGCACGCTCCAGGAGGTGCTGGAGCACGAGCGGTCGGACGACGAGATCTTCGCCACCCTGTGCGCGGTGGACATCGCCCCGGACGGCCGCCGCGCCGGGCTGTGCCTGGCCGGTCACCCGGCGCCGCTGATCGCCGCGCCCGGCCGCCCCGCGCGGCTGCTGCCGTACGACAACAACGGCCCGGCGCTCGGGCTGCTGCCCGGCGCGCGCTGGCCGCGGATGCAGGTCGAGCTGGGCGCGGAGTGGACCCTGATGCTCTACACCGACGGCCTGATCGAGGGCCGGGTCGGCGCGGGCCGGGAGCGGCTCGGCCAGGAGGGCATGGTGGAGATGGTCGGCCGCCAGCTCGCCCAGGGCCTGCGCGGCGAGGAGCTGTTGCAGGCCGCGGTGAACGAGGTCCGCGACCTCAACGGCGGCGAGCTGACCGACGACGTGGCGGTCCTGCTGCTGGACCGCGTGCCGTAA
- a CDS encoding C40 family peptidase, whose amino-acid sequence MGTGNRGLIAAAVTVVCAVTVLAAPGTAFADPGPAPSPAVGAPSPGASAPGAKDLEAVRAQLDRLYRAAAVATDEYNAVEERARRQSAELAALARKIVEGRQRLALLKEWAGAAARAQYRSGGLPDEAKLVLSEDPREFLDGTGRVIQGQRATKGLIAETERTQQDLKTYAEDASAQWRRLEANRKAKAAAQKKIEKQIAQAEKVESELEKEERERLERLEREAAQRAQTAWLDSGIMKEIGGEASEDGRKAVEFATAQVGKPYAWGAEGPAAYDCSGLTSRAWASAGLAIPRTSQQQWKQLRHVEAEDMRPGDLIIYFEDASHVGMYVGDGRVVHAPRPGRTVTIAGAGSMPILGVVRPDPA is encoded by the coding sequence ATGGGTACCGGCAACCGCGGTCTGATCGCAGCGGCCGTGACCGTGGTCTGCGCGGTGACCGTGCTGGCCGCGCCGGGCACGGCGTTCGCGGACCCCGGCCCCGCGCCGTCACCGGCCGTCGGTGCCCCGTCGCCGGGGGCCTCCGCTCCCGGCGCCAAGGACCTGGAAGCCGTACGCGCGCAGCTCGACCGGCTCTACCGGGCGGCGGCGGTGGCCACGGACGAGTACAACGCGGTCGAGGAGAGGGCGCGGCGGCAGTCCGCCGAACTCGCCGCGCTGGCCCGGAAGATCGTCGAGGGCCGGCAGCGGCTGGCCCTGCTCAAGGAGTGGGCCGGTGCCGCGGCCCGCGCGCAGTACCGCTCCGGCGGGCTGCCGGACGAGGCGAAGCTGGTGCTGAGCGAGGACCCGCGGGAGTTCCTGGACGGCACGGGCCGGGTGATCCAGGGCCAGCGCGCCACCAAGGGCCTGATCGCGGAGACCGAACGCACCCAGCAGGACCTGAAGACCTACGCCGAGGACGCCTCCGCCCAGTGGCGGAGGCTGGAGGCGAACCGCAAGGCCAAGGCCGCCGCCCAGAAGAAGATCGAGAAGCAGATCGCGCAGGCCGAGAAGGTCGAGTCCGAGCTGGAGAAGGAGGAGCGGGAGCGCCTGGAGAGGCTGGAGCGGGAGGCCGCGCAGCGGGCGCAGACCGCCTGGCTCGACTCCGGGATCATGAAGGAGATCGGCGGCGAGGCGTCCGAGGACGGCAGGAAGGCCGTGGAATTCGCCACCGCGCAGGTCGGCAAGCCGTACGCGTGGGGGGCCGAGGGCCCCGCGGCGTACGACTGCTCCGGGCTGACCTCACGGGCCTGGGCGTCGGCCGGTCTCGCCATCCCGCGCACCTCGCAGCAGCAGTGGAAGCAGCTGCGGCACGTCGAGGCCGAGGACATGCGCCCCGGCGACCTGATCATCTACTTCGAGGACGCCAGCCACGTCGGGATGTACGTCGGTGACGGCCGGGTCGTGCACGCCCCGCGACCGGGGCGGACGGTGACGATCGCCGGGGCCGGCTCCATGCCCATCCTGGGGGTGGTGCGCCCGGACCCGGCCTGA
- the mshA gene encoding D-inositol-3-phosphate glycosyltransferase: protein MSQYVSRLGRRSPAAPSRLRLHRRPRRVAMLSVHTSPLHQPGTGDAGGMNVYIVELAQRLAAINIEVEIFTRATTAALPPAVELSPGVLVRHVDAGPYEGLAKEDLPAQLCAFTHGVMQAWAGHRPGYYDLVHSHYWLSGHVGWLAAQRWGAPLVHAMHTMAKVKNANLAEGDTPEPAARVIGETQVVAAADRLIANTAEEADELVLHYAADPAKVAVVHPGVNLDRFRPADGRAAARARLGLPQDALIPLFAGRIQPLKAPDVLLRAVAVLLDERPELRSRLVVPVVGGPSGSGLAKPEGLQKLAARLGIADVVRFRPPVGQDQLADWFRAASVLVMPSYSESFGLVAIEAQAAGTPVLAAAVGGLPVAVRDRTTGFLVQGHDPAAYARVLRDFADDPALTPRMGEAAARHARSFGWDTAAAATADVYTAAITSHRRRVRSHHG, encoded by the coding sequence GTGAGCCAGTACGTCAGCAGGCTCGGGCGTCGCTCTCCGGCGGCTCCCTCGCGCCTCCGGCTGCACCGGCGGCCCCGCCGGGTCGCGATGCTCTCCGTGCACACGTCCCCGCTCCACCAGCCCGGCACCGGTGACGCGGGCGGCATGAACGTCTACATCGTGGAGCTCGCGCAGCGCCTGGCCGCGATCAACATCGAGGTCGAGATCTTCACCCGGGCGACCACCGCCGCGCTGCCCCCGGCCGTGGAGCTGTCCCCCGGCGTGCTCGTCCGGCACGTCGACGCCGGCCCCTACGAGGGCCTGGCCAAGGAGGACCTCCCGGCCCAGCTCTGCGCCTTCACGCACGGCGTGATGCAGGCGTGGGCCGGCCACCGCCCCGGCTACTACGACCTGGTCCACTCCCACTACTGGCTCTCCGGCCACGTCGGCTGGCTCGCCGCCCAGCGCTGGGGCGCCCCCCTGGTGCACGCCATGCACACCATGGCCAAGGTCAAGAACGCCAACCTGGCCGAGGGCGACACCCCCGAGCCCGCCGCCCGGGTCATCGGCGAGACGCAGGTGGTCGCCGCCGCCGACCGGCTGATCGCCAACACCGCCGAAGAGGCCGACGAACTGGTCCTGCACTACGCCGCCGATCCCGCCAAGGTCGCCGTGGTCCACCCGGGGGTGAACCTCGACCGGTTCCGCCCGGCCGACGGGCGCGCCGCCGCCCGCGCCCGCCTCGGCCTGCCGCAGGACGCCCTGATCCCGCTCTTCGCCGGCCGCATACAGCCCCTGAAGGCTCCGGACGTGCTGCTGCGCGCGGTGGCCGTCCTGCTCGACGAGCGCCCGGAGCTGCGCTCCCGCCTCGTCGTCCCCGTGGTCGGCGGCCCGAGCGGCTCCGGCCTCGCCAAGCCGGAGGGTCTGCAGAAGCTGGCGGCCCGCCTCGGCATCGCGGACGTCGTACGGTTCCGCCCGCCCGTCGGGCAGGACCAGCTCGCGGACTGGTTCCGGGCCGCGTCGGTGCTGGTCATGCCGTCCTACAGCGAGTCGTTCGGGCTGGTGGCCATCGAGGCTCAGGCGGCCGGCACCCCGGTGCTCGCCGCCGCGGTCGGCGGGCTCCCCGTCGCGGTGCGCGACCGGACGACGGGCTTCCTCGTCCAGGGGCACGACCCCGCCGCCTACGCGCGCGTGCTGCGCGACTTCGCCGACGACCCGGCGCTCACGCCCCGGATGGGCGAGGCCGCCGCCCGGCACGCGCGGTCCTTCGGCTGGGACACCGCCGCGGCGGCCACGGCCGACGTCTACACGGCCGCGATCACCTCGCACCGCCGTCGCGTACGCTC
- a CDS encoding DUF2516 family protein, which translates to MQGFAGFLWLLSMALILFSGFALIDAATRREDAYRAADKQTKPFWLIILGLAFVVNLIFNILSFLPIIGLIATIVYMVDVRPALRGLPGGGRSTRRGSSSDGPYGPYNGGR; encoded by the coding sequence ATGCAGGGATTCGCGGGGTTCCTGTGGCTGCTGAGCATGGCCCTGATCCTTTTCAGCGGTTTCGCGCTGATCGACGCCGCCACGCGCCGCGAGGACGCCTACCGGGCGGCGGACAAGCAGACCAAGCCCTTCTGGCTGATCATCCTCGGGCTCGCCTTCGTGGTGAACCTGATCTTCAACATCCTGTCGTTCCTGCCGATCATCGGCCTGATCGCGACGATCGTGTACATGGTCGACGTCCGGCCCGCGCTGCGCGGCCTGCCGGGCGGTGGCCGCAGCACCCGCCGCGGCTCCAGCAGCGACGGCCCGTACGGGCCGTACAACGGCGGGCGGTAG